A genomic region of Nymphaea colorata isolate Beijing-Zhang1983 chromosome 2, ASM883128v2, whole genome shotgun sequence contains the following coding sequences:
- the LOC116249337 gene encoding protein ENHANCED DISEASE RESISTANCE 2: MEDFQDANELDWIESVKSEGDVPLLEPDYCPNGWATPPGDKFMVRGPEYFTTKVKIPAGDYLLKPLGFDWIKGHSKICDVLNNRNSRVAKAVADAVAAGENPFVWAFNLQVPSKENYSAIAYFVNVDPIEEGSLMDQFLKGDDAFRNARLKLIANIVNGPWLVRTAVGEQAICILGRAVACKYCIGENFIEVDVDIGASMVANAIVHLAFGYVTSLTVDLAFLIESQTETELPERILGAVRFSELDPASAGMYEPPSDESDENMQASLGSRLWKSIGQGFSNLLHAGPQDGDALAEVNANGCAQENGSEDMLK; encoded by the coding sequence ATGGAGGATTTTCAAGATGCGAATGAGCTTGACTGGATTGAAAGTGTGAAATCAGAGGGAGATGTTCCACTACTTGAACCTGATTATTGCCCCAATGGTTGGGCCACTCCACCAGGAGATAAATTTATGGTCAGGGGACCTGAGTATTTCACTACAAAGGTTAAAATTCCGGCAGGGGATTACCTATTAAAACCATTGGGTTTTGATTGGATTAAGGGACACTCTAAGATTTGTGATGTTCTAAACAATCGAAATAGTCGTGTGGCAAAAGCAGTGGCTGATGCTGTTGCTGCTGGCGAAAATCCATTTGTTTGGGCATTCAATCTTCAGGTGCCCAGCAAAGAAAATTATAGTGCAATTGCATACTTTGTGAATGTAGACCCTATTGAAGAAGGGTCTCTTATGGACCAATTTCTCAAGGGGGACGATGCATTTAGAAATGCTAGGCTTAAGTTGATAGCCAACATTGTTAATGGGCCATGGCTAGTGAGAACTGCTGTTGGTGAGCAGGCCATATGCATACTGGGGCGAGCAGTTGCTTGCAAGTACTGTATTGGAGAAAATTTCATTGAAGTTGATGTTGATATTGGGGCATCAATGGTTGCAAATGCCATAGTTCATCTGGCTTTTGGTTATGTCACTAGCTTGACCGTTGATTTAGCATTTCTAATAGAGAGCCAGACCGAAACAGAGCTTCCTGAAAGGATCTTAGGAGCTGTTAGGTTCTCAGAACTGGACCCTGCTTCTGCAGGGATGTATGAACCACCATCAGATGAAAGTGATGAGAACATGCAAGCATCTCTCGGCTCTAGATTATGGAAATCGATTGGGCAAGGCTTCTCTAATCTCCTGCATGCAGGTCCGCAGGATGGTGATGCTTTGGCAGAGGTGAATGCCAATGGCTGTGCCCAAGAAAATGGAAGTGAAGATATGCTTAAATA
- the LOC116249103 gene encoding RHOMBOID-like protein 13, giving the protein MGRPLVFEVLEKPATSCIIGLCSAIWFYIQKKNVGYSNVGLSYEAALDGHHWRLITSAFSHISVIHLVFNMSALWSLGVIEKLGHIGLGVEFYLQYTLVLVVLSGVLVLLLYHVLIQKFKLEYFRRVTAVGYSCVVFGWMTILAVKQPSSKLNLFGFLSLPISFAPFESLIFTSIIVPQASFIGHLSGIIVGYSIAWGLIHGMNNYWAVSILGWIILVFVFSLKQTGTIDISFIEIEHVSDSTLPTIGFPAAGNGRTLQMNALPFGASELV; this is encoded by the coding sequence ATGGGGCGGCCTCTTGTGTTTGAGGTATTGGAAAAGCCTGCAACCAGTTGCATTATAGGGCTATGCAGCGCAATTTGGTTCTATATACAGAAGAAGAATGTTGGATACTCTAATGTTGGTCTGAGCTATGAAGCAGCACTTGATGGGCATCACTGGAGGCTCATAACTTCAGCCTTCTCCCATATTAgcgtgattcatttggtgtttaaTATGAGCGCTCTTTGGAGCCTTGGAGTGATTGAAAAATTGGGTCACATTGGCCTTGGGGTGGAGTTCTACTTGCAGTACACATTGGTTTTGGTTGTGTTGTCAGGGGTGCTGGTTCTGTTGTTATATCATGTCCTGATTCAAAAGTTCAAGCTTGAATATTTCAGGCGAGTGACTGCAGTTGGGTATTCATGTGTGGTCTTCGGTTGGATGACTATACTTGCAGTGAAGCAGCCGTCTTCGAAGTTGAATCTTTTTGGATTCCTCTCTCTTCCGATCAGCTTTGCTCCTTTTGAATCTCTCATCTTCACATCAATCATTGTTCCGCAAGCGAGTTTTATTGGTCATTTGTCTGGGATTATTGTTGGTTATTCAATTGCATGGGGTCTAATACATGGGATGAATAATTATTGGGCGGTTTCCATACTTGGGTGGATTATCTTAGTGTTTGTATTCAGTTTGAAGCAGACCGGTACCATCGACATTTCCTTTATCGAGATAGAACATGTATCAGACTCCACGTTGCCTACCATTGGGTTTCCTGCAGCAGGAAATGGCAGAACATTGCAGATGAATGCACTACCTTTTGGAGCTTCTGAACTTGTCTAG